A stretch of Myroides oncorhynchi DNA encodes these proteins:
- the secA gene encoding preprotein translocase subunit SecA, with amino-acid sequence MSIINSILKVFVGDKSERDIKAIKPLIEKIKTYEGALSSLSNDELRAKTIYFKEKIQQSRADQDAKIASYKEEIEKTQDIDKRESMYASIDSLEKEAYTNSEKLLMDILPEAFAVVKETARRFKENETVVVTATEQDRAFSESKSYVSIEGDKALWANTWSAAGKQVTWDMIHYDVQLIGGIVLHQGKIAEMHTGEGKTLVATSALYLNALTGNGVHLVTVNDYLAKRDSQWKAPLFEFHGMTVDCIDNHQPNSPGRRAAYASDITYGTNNEFGFDYLRDNMAHTPEELVQRKHNFAIVDEVDSVLIDDARTPLIISGPVPQGDRHEFNELKPEVAELVEMQRKLANGFLADAKKLIREGNTKEGGFLLFRAYRSLPKNKALIKFLSEEGVKQLLQKTENYYMQDNNREMHKVDEALYFVIEEKNNQVQLTDLGIQYLSKDTDQSFFVLPDIGVEIAKIEAKNLSIDEEAEAKELLFQDFGVKSERIHTLSQLLKAYTLFEKDTEYVVMDNKIMIVDEQTGRIMDGRRYSDGLHQAIEAKENVKIEAATQTFATITLQNYFRMYNKLGGMTGTAITEAGEFLQIYKLDVVEIPTNRGIARDDREDKIYRSVREKYKAVIEDVVELSNAGRPVLIGTTSVEISELLSRSLKMRGIRHNVLNAKLHKQEAQIVEEAGQSGIVTIATNMAGRGTDIKLSQEVKDLGGLAIIGTERHDSRRVDRQLRGRAGRQGDPGSSQFYVSLEDNLMRLFGSDRVAKLMDRMGLEDGEVIQHSMMTKSIERAQKKVEENNYGIRKRLLEYDDVMNAQREVIYKRRKHALFGERLKVDIANMMFDLCERIIETNKLASDYKNYEFDVIRNFGTNIVVSEDEFAKGDVVALANKQYDIVFKAYSEKCERSAAEAFKVIKNVYENNSGQFERIVVPFTDGVKTINIVTNLEEAYATNGMSLINDFEKNITLTILDEAWKKHLRKMDELKQSVQLAVHEQKDPLLIYKFEAFELFRKTIFEIDSEVMTFLTRADLPQQEQQVEEISEA; translated from the coding sequence ATGAGTATCATAAACAGCATATTAAAGGTTTTTGTCGGAGATAAATCAGAAAGAGATATCAAAGCAATCAAACCTTTAATTGAGAAAATAAAAACGTACGAAGGAGCTTTATCTAGCCTTTCTAACGATGAATTAAGAGCGAAGACAATTTACTTTAAAGAAAAAATCCAGCAGTCTAGAGCAGATCAAGATGCTAAAATAGCTTCTTACAAAGAGGAAATTGAAAAAACGCAAGATATCGATAAGAGAGAGTCAATGTATGCAAGCATTGATAGCTTAGAGAAAGAAGCTTATACTAACTCGGAGAAATTGTTGATGGATATTTTACCAGAAGCATTCGCTGTAGTAAAAGAAACTGCTCGTCGATTTAAAGAGAATGAAACTGTAGTTGTAACTGCGACAGAACAAGATAGAGCGTTTTCAGAAAGTAAATCTTATGTTTCTATTGAAGGAGATAAGGCGCTTTGGGCTAATACATGGTCAGCAGCGGGTAAACAAGTTACATGGGATATGATTCACTATGACGTACAGTTAATAGGTGGTATTGTATTGCACCAAGGTAAAATCGCTGAGATGCATACAGGGGAAGGAAAAACATTAGTAGCTACTTCTGCTTTATACTTAAATGCTTTAACAGGAAATGGAGTTCACTTAGTAACTGTGAATGATTATTTGGCAAAACGTGATAGTCAGTGGAAAGCACCATTGTTCGAGTTCCATGGTATGACAGTTGATTGTATCGATAATCACCAACCAAACTCTCCAGGAAGAAGAGCAGCTTATGCTTCTGATATTACTTATGGTACGAATAATGAATTTGGTTTTGACTACCTACGTGATAATATGGCTCATACTCCAGAAGAATTAGTACAGAGAAAACACAACTTCGCAATCGTAGATGAGGTGGATTCAGTATTAATTGATGATGCAAGAACGCCATTGATTATTTCTGGACCAGTTCCACAAGGAGATCGTCATGAATTTAACGAGCTAAAACCAGAAGTGGCTGAGTTAGTTGAAATGCAAAGAAAACTTGCAAATGGATTTTTAGCAGATGCTAAAAAGCTTATTCGTGAAGGAAATACAAAAGAAGGTGGATTCTTGTTGTTTAGAGCATATAGAAGTTTACCTAAGAATAAGGCGTTAATCAAATTCTTAAGTGAAGAAGGAGTAAAGCAATTACTTCAAAAAACAGAGAATTACTATATGCAGGACAACAATAGAGAAATGCATAAAGTAGATGAGGCGTTATATTTCGTTATTGAAGAGAAAAATAACCAAGTACAATTAACAGATCTTGGTATTCAATATTTATCAAAAGATACTGATCAAAGCTTCTTCGTGCTTCCAGATATTGGAGTGGAGATAGCAAAGATAGAAGCTAAGAACTTGTCAATCGATGAAGAAGCTGAAGCTAAAGAACTATTATTCCAAGATTTCGGTGTAAAAAGTGAGCGTATCCATACATTAAGTCAGTTATTAAAAGCATATACATTATTTGAAAAAGATACTGAATATGTGGTAATGGATAACAAGATTATGATCGTAGATGAGCAAACTGGACGTATCATGGATGGTCGTCGTTACTCAGATGGATTGCACCAAGCAATTGAGGCAAAAGAGAACGTGAAAATTGAGGCTGCTACTCAAACGTTCGCTACAATTACACTTCAGAATTACTTCCGTATGTATAATAAATTAGGAGGTATGACTGGTACTGCTATCACAGAAGCAGGTGAGTTCTTACAGATTTACAAATTAGATGTAGTAGAAATACCTACTAATAGAGGGATCGCTCGTGATGATAGGGAAGATAAGATTTATCGTTCAGTACGTGAGAAATACAAAGCTGTTATCGAAGATGTTGTAGAATTATCAAATGCAGGACGCCCTGTGTTGATTGGTACAACATCGGTTGAGATTTCTGAATTATTAAGTAGATCTTTAAAAATGCGTGGTATTAGACACAATGTGTTAAATGCTAAGTTACATAAACAAGAGGCTCAAATCGTAGAAGAGGCTGGTCAATCAGGTATTGTAACTATCGCTACAAATATGGCAGGACGTGGTACGGATATTAAATTATCTCAAGAGGTTAAAGACTTAGGAGGTTTAGCAATTATCGGTACAGAGCGCCATGATTCACGTCGTGTTGACCGTCAGTTAAGAGGTCGTGCAGGACGTCAAGGAGATCCAGGTAGTTCGCAGTTTTATGTGTCTTTAGAGGATAATTTAATGCGTTTGTTTGGTTCTGATAGAGTAGCAAAATTGATGGATAGAATGGGATTAGAAGATGGAGAAGTGATCCAACACTCTATGATGACTAAATCTATTGAGAGAGCTCAGAAAAAAGTAGAAGAGAATAACTATGGTATCCGTAAGCGTTTATTGGAGTATGATGACGTAATGAATGCTCAACGTGAAGTAATTTATAAACGTAGAAAGCACGCTTTATTCGGAGAACGTCTTAAGGTGGATATTGCAAATATGATGTTTGATTTATGTGAGCGTATCATCGAAACTAATAAATTAGCAAGTGATTATAAAAACTATGAGTTTGATGTTATTCGTAATTTCGGTACTAATATAGTTGTGAGTGAAGATGAATTTGCTAAAGGAGATGTTGTTGCGTTAGCTAATAAACAATATGATATCGTATTTAAAGCGTATTCTGAAAAATGTGAACGCAGTGCAGCTGAAGCTTTTAAAGTAATCAAGAATGTTTATGAAAATAATTCAGGACAATTTGAGCGTATTGTAGTTCCTTTTACTGATGGTGTTAAAACGATTAATATCGTTACGAATTTAGAAGAAGCTTATGCTACAAATGGTATGTCATTGATCAATGATTTTGAGAAAAACATTACATTGACTATTTTAGATGAAGCTTGGAAGAAGCATTTGAGAAAAATGGATGAGTTAAAGCAGTCAGTACAGTTAGCTGTTCATGAGCAAAAAGATCCATTATTGATCTATAAGTTTGAAGCATTCGAGTTGTTTAGAAAAACAATTTTTGAAATAGATTCAGAAGTTATGACTTTCTTGACAAGAGCAGATTTGCCTCAACAAGAACAACAAGTAGAAGAGATTTCTGAAGCTTAG
- a CDS encoding peptidylprolyl isomerase, producing MKKMTTLILSVVALVTSCASPKSDLPDGLYADIKTNKGNIIVELEYTKAPVTVANFVSLAEGNNPFVDKQYKDKPYYDGITFHRVEPNFVIQGGDPSGTGSGGPGYVFKDEFDPSLKHDKAGTLSMANSGPFTNGSQFFITHKATPHLDGMHSVFGYTVKGLDIVNSITPGDKMESVKIIRIGKDAKAFNAVKVFKQYFEQEDKSKKELKDKVANAQKEYATKFMELKAKATKTHSGLAYVIIKDAQGKKPNVGQEVMIDYAGFFENGLMFDSSNAELSKAFGTFDQRRANAQQYTPIPFKYGTKTGLIPGFIEGIEQMKIGDKAVIFIPSHLAYGEAGAGGVIPPNTDLVFELEMVAN from the coding sequence ATGAAAAAAATGACAACTCTAATACTAAGTGTAGTAGCGTTAGTGACTTCTTGCGCTTCACCTAAATCAGATCTACCTGATGGCTTATATGCTGATATCAAAACGAATAAAGGTAATATCATCGTAGAACTAGAATACACTAAGGCACCTGTAACAGTAGCAAACTTTGTTTCTCTTGCTGAAGGAAATAATCCTTTCGTTGACAAACAATACAAAGACAAACCTTACTATGATGGAATTACATTTCACAGAGTAGAACCTAATTTTGTTATTCAAGGAGGCGATCCTAGCGGAACAGGTTCAGGTGGTCCTGGTTATGTATTTAAAGATGAATTTGACCCTAGTTTAAAACATGATAAAGCAGGTACATTATCTATGGCTAACAGTGGCCCTTTTACAAACGGAAGTCAATTCTTTATCACACATAAAGCAACTCCACATTTAGACGGAATGCACTCTGTGTTTGGATATACTGTAAAAGGTCTTGATATCGTTAATTCGATTACGCCAGGAGACAAAATGGAATCTGTAAAGATTATCAGAATTGGTAAAGATGCTAAAGCTTTCAATGCTGTTAAAGTATTTAAACAATATTTTGAACAAGAAGATAAGTCTAAAAAAGAATTAAAAGACAAAGTAGCAAATGCTCAAAAAGAATACGCTACTAAATTTATGGAATTAAAAGCTAAGGCTACTAAAACTCACTCTGGTCTTGCTTATGTTATCATAAAAGATGCACAAGGTAAAAAACCAAATGTAGGACAAGAAGTAATGATTGACTACGCGGGTTTCTTTGAGAATGGATTAATGTTTGATTCAAGCAACGCAGAGCTATCTAAAGCCTTTGGAACATTTGACCAACGAAGAGCTAATGCACAACAATACACTCCAATTCCCTTTAAATATGGTACTAAAACAGGTTTAATACCTGGTTTCATCGAAGGAATAGAGCAAATGAAAATTGGAGATAAAGCAGTTATCTTTATCCCTTCTCATTTAGCTTATGGAGAAGCTGGAGCTGGTGGAGTTATTCCTCCTAATACAGATTTAGTTTTTGAATTAGAAATGGTTGCTAACTAA
- the gldI gene encoding gliding motility-associated peptidyl-prolyl isomerase GldI, translating to MSKFIQFLNLAFLAIFISSCNNNAETRKPISKSKESVIQSSAMRNMDIVKSEEELISKYIETDKTNTYINSKNGFWYTYEERKIHDSIRPTEGNTVMYTYQISTLQDSLLYSKSDVGVLSYVVDKEDILPILRHAIKLMKNNESIKLLTPSSLAFSYLGDKNKINKNQPLIITLDLKSIEKITN from the coding sequence ATGTCTAAATTTATTCAGTTTCTAAATTTAGCCTTTTTGGCAATCTTTATATCTAGTTGTAATAACAATGCAGAAACCAGAAAACCAATTTCTAAATCCAAAGAAAGTGTTATACAAAGCTCTGCAATGAGAAACATGGATATAGTAAAGAGTGAAGAAGAATTGATATCTAAATACATCGAAACTGATAAGACAAATACATATATAAATTCTAAAAACGGTTTTTGGTATACTTATGAAGAACGTAAAATTCATGATTCTATAAGGCCTACAGAAGGAAACACAGTCATGTATACTTACCAAATCAGTACTTTACAAGATAGCTTATTATACTCTAAAAGTGATGTTGGTGTATTATCTTATGTAGTAGACAAAGAAGATATCTTACCAATACTTAGACATGCTATCAAATTAATGAAAAACAATGAGTCTATAAAATTACTCACACCATCATCTTTAGCATTTAGCTATCTAGGAGATAAAAATAAAATAAATAAGAATCAACCTCTAATAATTACACTTGATCTTAAATCAATAGAAAAAATAACCAATTAA
- a CDS encoding DHH family phosphoesterase has product MMNEKNIEQLQSILSAPKKISIIPHRNPDGDAIGSTLGLYHVLKALGHEPYVISPNDFPHFLTWMPGTQDIVIFDRKRDYSTQLLTNSDYIFTLDFNILLRTGDDMEKVLEKMKAPFVMIDHHQMPGNYAKLTFSHPEFGSTCELLYTIFQKLNLTNKISKEAATCIYTGIVTDSGSFRFPKTNASTHRVVADLIDKGIDNPTIHNALFDNSNYNRLQLLGRALQNMVLIPEYNTSYIFLKDEELNEFQHQKGDTDGFVNYGLSIKGIDLTFFFIERKDEGIVKISLRSQGNMDVNLLARKYFEGGGHVNAAGGKSTIPLNETITRFIEIIKKHKNEFYV; this is encoded by the coding sequence ATGATGAATGAAAAAAACATAGAGCAGCTACAATCTATTTTAAGCGCTCCTAAAAAGATAAGTATTATACCCCATAGAAATCCTGATGGAGACGCTATAGGTTCTACATTAGGACTGTATCATGTATTAAAAGCATTAGGTCATGAGCCTTATGTGATATCTCCTAATGATTTCCCTCATTTTTTAACTTGGATGCCAGGCACTCAAGACATAGTTATATTTGATCGTAAAAGAGACTACTCTACTCAATTATTAACTAATAGTGATTACATTTTTACGTTAGATTTCAATATTCTACTAAGAACGGGAGATGATATGGAAAAAGTCCTTGAAAAAATGAAAGCTCCCTTTGTAATGATTGACCATCATCAAATGCCTGGAAACTATGCGAAATTAACATTCTCTCATCCTGAATTCGGTTCCACTTGTGAACTACTTTATACTATATTTCAAAAGCTAAACTTAACTAATAAAATCAGTAAAGAAGCAGCTACTTGTATCTACACAGGTATAGTTACTGATTCTGGTTCATTTAGATTCCCTAAAACAAATGCAAGTACTCATAGAGTTGTTGCAGATCTAATAGACAAAGGAATTGACAATCCTACGATCCATAACGCATTATTTGACAACAGTAATTACAACAGATTACAACTATTGGGTAGAGCGTTACAGAACATGGTATTAATACCTGAATATAATACTTCTTACATATTCTTAAAGGATGAAGAGCTTAATGAGTTCCAACATCAAAAAGGAGATACAGATGGTTTTGTAAATTATGGACTATCTATTAAAGGGATTGACTTAACATTCTTTTTTATTGAAAGAAAAGACGAAGGAATCGTGAAAATCTCTCTAAGGTCTCAAGGAAATATGGATGTAAATTTACTAGCTCGTAAATATTTTGAAGGTGGAGGACATGTAAACGCTGCAGGTGGAAAATCTACAATACCACTTAATGAAACTATTACAAGATTTATTGAAATTATAAAAAAACATAAAAACGAATTCTATGTCTAA
- a CDS encoding Crp/Fnr family transcriptional regulator — protein MGRCEQCIIREFSSLKALTREELLTISETKTHFIVKKGEILFTEGDNLNGVYCIKDGFCKLTKLNSNGKDTIVKLAKNGDLLGQRSIINEETSNLTATAIEDMQICFIPKKEMMDYFTDNNKFSLLVTRDICNHLKDADKGLADHTHKTVKERLAIILLKLEEIGGINKENNALNIQLSREDLANMVGTATESCIRLLSELKKDGVIELAGKKIILKDKSELKALAQ, from the coding sequence ATGGGCAGATGTGAACAGTGTATAATTAGAGAATTTAGTTCTTTAAAAGCCTTAACAAGAGAGGAACTTTTGACAATCTCTGAAACTAAAACTCACTTTATCGTAAAAAAAGGTGAAATACTCTTTACAGAAGGAGATAATCTTAATGGTGTTTATTGTATAAAAGATGGTTTTTGTAAATTAACCAAACTTAACTCTAATGGAAAAGACACTATTGTAAAACTTGCTAAAAATGGTGATTTACTAGGTCAACGATCAATTATCAACGAAGAGACTTCAAACCTTACCGCTACTGCTATTGAGGATATGCAAATTTGTTTTATTCCTAAAAAAGAGATGATGGATTACTTTACTGATAACAATAAATTCTCATTACTTGTTACCAGAGATATTTGCAATCACTTAAAGGATGCTGATAAGGGGCTTGCTGATCATACACATAAGACTGTAAAAGAAAGACTCGCTATCATCTTATTGAAACTAGAAGAAATTGGAGGCATAAATAAAGAAAACAACGCTTTAAATATCCAACTATCTAGAGAAGACTTGGCTAACATGGTAGGTACTGCTACCGAAAGCTGTATACGATTACTTTCTGAACTTAAAAAAGATGGTGTTATAGAACTAGCTGGTAAAAAAATCATTCTAAAAGATAAAAGTGAATTAAAAGCTTTAGCTCAATAA
- a CDS encoding heavy metal translocating P-type ATPase, which produces MSNNTCYHCGNEVTTFNRISFDSKEFCCNGCKTVYEIFSENDLSCYYDMEITPGATPEEAYGKYDFLSKTDIISKLLEFNEGSTCIVSLYIPHIHCSSCIWILENLHRLNKGVIRVLVNFPEKKATITFNSEKVTLKELVLLLAKIGYEPYISLKNYEDKPQSVDRSLIYKIGIAFFSFGNVMMLSFPEYFNIDDIWMREYKDFFRWMILIISLPVFFYSASPYHLAAWKGIKTKNYTIDIPMSLGIIVMFIRSTIDIVFDLGPGFFDSMTMLVFFMLLGKLFQQRTYNFLSFERDYKSYFPIAITKLGVDGLEEPIQVYEVVKGDRLLIRNQELVPVDSILISDSAFIDYSFVTGEAVPVEKKSGDKVYAGGKQVGDVVEVEAVNTVSQSYLTQLWSNDVFQKKVEMKYKTITDTVSHYFTPVLLLISFLAFVGWAFVDLNAAFNVFTAILIVACPCALALTAPFTLGNAIRIYGRNRFYLKNVTVVEQMAKVNTIVFDKTGTITTNVNSTISYIGEELSKEQQSDIRNIIRASNHPLSRKLYNFLSTKIIAKPDFFEEIPGQGLVGVMNGVKYLIGSPKLLGIEKESVLNETSVHIQIDNLYKGKFVFANHYREGLTELFENLTDLEYKLVILSGDNDGEQAILKAMLPSSSMLVFNQKPEEKLEYIKRLQANGSNVMMVGDGLNDAGALAQSNVGVSVSENVNVFTPASDAILDAKMFVYLKSFLNYSKKSVKIIKLSYILALSYNVIGITVSIMNKMSPLVAAILMPISTISIISFVTILSNYFARKIIKKD; this is translated from the coding sequence ATGAGTAATAATACATGTTATCACTGTGGTAATGAGGTTACTACATTTAATCGTATTAGTTTTGATAGTAAGGAGTTCTGTTGTAATGGATGTAAGACAGTTTATGAGATTTTCAGTGAAAATGATCTAAGTTGTTATTATGATATGGAAATTACACCAGGAGCTACTCCTGAGGAGGCATATGGGAAGTATGATTTTTTAAGTAAAACAGATATAATTAGTAAGTTATTAGAGTTTAACGAAGGGAGTACGTGTATTGTATCTCTTTATATACCACATATTCATTGTAGTTCGTGTATCTGGATTTTAGAAAATCTCCATCGACTTAATAAAGGAGTGATAAGAGTTTTGGTGAATTTTCCAGAGAAAAAAGCTACCATTACATTTAATTCTGAAAAAGTAACTTTAAAAGAGCTTGTACTATTACTTGCTAAGATTGGATATGAACCTTACATTAGTTTGAAGAATTATGAGGATAAACCACAATCTGTTGATAGAAGTTTGATTTATAAAATTGGTATTGCTTTCTTTAGTTTTGGTAATGTTATGATGTTATCATTTCCTGAATATTTTAATATTGATGATATTTGGATGAGAGAGTACAAAGACTTTTTTAGGTGGATGATTTTAATTATTTCATTGCCTGTGTTTTTTTACTCTGCATCACCTTACCATTTAGCAGCCTGGAAGGGAATTAAAACTAAGAATTATACTATTGATATTCCTATGTCTTTGGGAATTATTGTCATGTTTATACGCAGTACAATTGATATTGTGTTTGATTTAGGACCAGGTTTTTTTGATAGTATGACAATGTTGGTTTTCTTTATGTTATTAGGGAAGTTATTTCAACAACGCACATATAACTTTTTGTCATTTGAAAGAGATTATAAATCATATTTTCCTATTGCAATTACTAAATTAGGTGTTGATGGCCTCGAGGAACCTATTCAAGTTTATGAAGTTGTTAAAGGAGATCGTTTGTTAATCAGAAATCAAGAACTTGTACCTGTTGATTCTATTTTGATTTCTGATTCAGCTTTTATCGATTATAGTTTTGTGACAGGTGAAGCTGTTCCTGTGGAGAAAAAATCTGGTGATAAAGTTTATGCTGGAGGGAAGCAAGTAGGAGATGTTGTCGAAGTTGAAGCGGTTAATACAGTTTCTCAAAGTTACTTGACGCAATTATGGAGTAATGACGTCTTTCAGAAAAAAGTTGAAATGAAGTATAAGACGATTACGGATACTGTTAGCCATTATTTCACTCCAGTTCTTTTATTGATTTCTTTTTTAGCTTTTGTAGGTTGGGCCTTTGTAGATTTAAATGCTGCTTTTAATGTATTTACGGCAATTTTAATTGTTGCTTGTCCTTGTGCATTAGCTTTGACAGCTCCTTTTACATTAGGTAATGCTATCCGTATATATGGAAGGAACAGGTTTTACTTGAAAAATGTTACCGTTGTTGAGCAGATGGCTAAAGTGAATACAATAGTATTTGATAAAACGGGAACCATTACAACAAATGTAAATTCTACTATTTCGTATATCGGAGAAGAATTATCTAAAGAGCAACAAAGTGATATTAGAAATATTATTCGTGCGTCAAATCACCCTTTAAGCCGTAAATTATATAATTTTTTGTCAACGAAAATAATTGCAAAACCTGATTTTTTTGAAGAGATACCTGGACAAGGCTTGGTTGGGGTTATGAATGGAGTTAAATATTTGATAGGTTCTCCTAAGTTATTGGGAATTGAAAAAGAGAGTGTTTTAAATGAAACTTCTGTACATATTCAAATAGATAATTTGTATAAGGGGAAATTTGTATTTGCTAATCATTATAGAGAGGGACTTACAGAATTATTTGAAAACTTAACAGATTTGGAGTATAAGTTGGTGATTTTATCTGGTGATAATGATGGAGAGCAGGCCATTTTAAAAGCTATGCTTCCTTCTTCTAGTATGTTGGTATTTAATCAAAAACCAGAAGAGAAGCTGGAATATATTAAGCGGCTGCAGGCTAATGGTAGCAATGTGATGATGGTTGGTGATGGTTTAAATGATGCAGGTGCTTTAGCACAAAGTAATGTAGGAGTTTCTGTTTCTGAAAATGTTAATGTGTTTACACCTGCAAGTGATGCAATTTTGGATGCTAAAATGTTTGTATATCTAAAGTCATTCTTAAATTATTCAAAGAAATCTGTTAAAATTATTAAATTAAGTTATATCTTAGCTTTGAGCTATAACGTAATAGGAATTACTGTTTCTATAATGAATAAGATGTCTCCTTTAGTTGCAGCTATTTTAATGCCAATAAGTACGATATCTATTATAAGTTTTGTAACAATATTGAGTAATTACTTTGCTAGGAAGATAATAAAGAAAGATTAA
- the ccoS gene encoding cbb3-type cytochrome oxidase assembly protein CcoS — MSVIYFLISISVVVAGIFLYLFIRSVKSGQFDDAYTPSVRMLFDDEVKVSPRQSEDKKNNNKQKENQI, encoded by the coding sequence ATGAGTGTTATATATTTCTTAATAAGTATCAGTGTAGTAGTAGCTGGTATTTTTCTGTACTTATTTATTAGGTCAGTTAAAAGTGGGCAATTTGATGATGCTTACACACCATCAGTACGTATGCTGTTCGATGACGAAGTTAAAGTTAGTCCTAGACAATCAGAAGACAAAAAAAACAATAATAAACAAAAAGAAAATCAAATATAA